A window of Proteiniborus sp. DW1 genomic DNA:
GTCAAATTACAACTAGAGCCTTAAATGGCCTTGAATCTGTAATAAAGGAGTTCAAACCTGACTTAATATTAGTTCAGGGAGATACTACTACAGTGTTTGCAGGCGCCTTAGCAGCTTTTTATAACAAGGTAAAGGTTGGACATGTAGAGGCAGGGCTTAGAAGCCACAATCTATATTCACCTTTTCCAGAAGAAGCTAATAGAATGCTTACAGGGATAGTTGCAGATTTTCATTTTTGTCCTACAGAGGAAAGTAAGCAAAATCTATTGAGAGAAGGCTATGACCCTAGTAAAATCTATGTGACAGGGAACACTGCTATAGATGCCTTATTAGAAACAGTATCTGACACCTATGTATTTGAAGATGAGTTTTTAAATAAATTAGATTATAAAAATAAAAAAATAATATATATGACTTGCCATAGAAGTGAAAACATAGGAAAACCTATGGAAGATATATTTACTGCTATGTCTCATATAATAGACAAAAATCAAGACGCAGAATTAGTTTTTCCAATGCACTTAAATCCAAAGGTAAGAGAAATCGCCTATAGGGTATTAAGGGATAAACCTAGGATACATCTTATGGAACCTTTAGACTATGAAGCATCAGTTAATATGCAGGCGAGATGTTATCTTGTAGTTACAGATTCTGGAGGATTGCAAGAAGAGGCGCCTACATTAGGTAAGCCTGTTCTAGTAGTTAGAAGAGAAACAGAAAGACCTGAAGGAATAAAAGCAGGTACAGCTAGGCTTATAGGTGTAGAATATGAAAATGTATTTAATCAGATAGATTTGCTTTTAAATAATAAGGAAGAATATAATAAAATGGCTAATGCAGTAAATCCATATGGAGATGGACATGCAGCTGAGAGAATAGTGGAAATCATAGTAAGGCAATTGAAAAGTGCTAACTACTAATCAAAGATTAATAATAGAAAATTAAGAGTTTTATTGAGACGGCCCCTGGTCGTCTTTTTGTTTAACATCATGTTAGTATGAACAAAGGGAAGGGGATCTCTTATACATTTGAACTTCTAATTTTAACTATTAATCTTTATTAATGTATAATCCTTAATTACAAATGGAAGGATTCCAGATATAAAATGTAGAATATATTATACACTATCTTTACAATAGTAGGTATTAGAGGGTGAGATTGTGGAGTCTAAAGATATCTTAAATAAAACCAAGGAAGAAGAAGCCATTCAGTATGAATTAAAAAAGCTAGCACAAAGCCTAGATGTCATGAAGGACATATTAGATCATGAGTATCAAGGTATGGTTCTTGTAGACACTGAGGGGAAAATTCTTAAATTTAACTATGAAAAGTTAATGGGTATAAAAGAAAAGGATGTAATAGGAAGGCATGTGGATGAAGTCATAGATAATACAAGGCTACCTATAGTCATTAAAACAGGAAAAAAAGAAATAAATGATATTCAAAAGATACAGGGCAAGGACATGATAGCTACTCGTATTCCTGTAGTAAAGGATGGAAAGGTAATAGGAGCAATAGGGAGTGTAGTTTTTAAGGATGTTAGGGAGCTTAAGCCTCTGATTCAAAGAATAGAAACATTTGAAAAGACCTTCAATAAATACAAAGGCGAAATTAAAAAGATGCACGAAGCTACTTATTCATTTGACCATATAATAACTCAGAGTAAAAGAATGAACCATCTTAAGGAAGTAGCTAAGAGAGCAGCTGAAAGCAATTCTACAGTATTGATTCAAGGAGAAAGTGGAACGGGTAAGGAATATTTTGCTCATGGAATTCATAAAGCCAGCCATCGAAGATATGGAGCCTTTGTACGGATAAATTGTGCAGCTATACCTAAGGAGCTTTTAGAGGCAGAGCTTTTTGGATATGAAGAGGGAGCTTTTACAGGAGCTAAAAAGGAAGGCAAGTTAGGAAAGCTGGAAATAGCCAATGGTGGTACAGTACTACTAGACGAAATAGGAACCATGCCACTTGAAATGCAAGCAAAGCTACTTAGGGTTTTAGAAGAAAGAGAATTTGAAAGGATAGGTGGTACAGAGAGAATAGGACTAGATATACGAGTGATAGCCTCAACAAATGAAGAATTAGAGGAAGCTATAGTTAAAGGAAAGTTTCGGCAAGACTTATATTATCGTCTTAATGTCATAAGAATAAATGTCCCACCTTTGAGAGAAAGGTTAGATGATATACCTCTTCTTACTAGACATATGATAAAAGATTTATCTAATAGAATTGGGGTAGATTCTAAAGAAATAGCTCCTGAAACTATGGATATTTTACAGAGCTATAGTTGGCCTGGTAATGTAAGGGAGCTTAGAAATGTATTAGAATCAGCTTTGAACCTTGTAAAAGGAAAAGTAATTTATCCTGAGCATTTGCCTGAACATATGGTACAACATTCATGTAAAGAGAAAATAAATGCAGAAGAAGGACTTTTACTTAAGGATATAGTAGCACAGGCTGAGATAAAAGCCATAAAAGAAGCACTCAGGAAAGCTAAAGGAAGCAGAACAGAGGCAGCAAAGATGCTAGGTATTCACAGAACAGCTTTGTACAAGAAGCTAGGTGCATATGGGTTGGACATTACAAAACTATAATTAAAAATTTATCATAATAAAAATTAAGAAATAAGAATTAACAAATGAAAAGCTATGGCAAACTATTGTTTGACTACTGCTAGGATAATCTTAAAACAAACAGTACTAATTTATTGAGGAAGCTACCAATAGATGTAGCCAGACTTCTACAAAGAATCTATTTTTGTAGAAGTCTGGCTACATCTATTTTTGTTGAATTATACCCTTTAAGTCAAAAGGAACCTGAAATATTGTAGATAATTTTCTACAATATTTAAATTTTCTGACAATTAACATTCGAATACAAATTTGCAGATTTGATTATGATATTGGAAATAAGCCATTTTTAATAAACATCAGATATTGGCACAGAGATTGCTATATAAAAAGATATAACACAATATAAAGGAGGGCTTTTCAATGAGAGAAGTAGTAATAGTTGGTGCAGCTAGAACACCAATAGGAAGCTTTGGAGGTGCATTTACTTCACTGTCAGCAATTGATTTAGGTGCAATAGCAGCTAAAGAAGCGATAAAAAGAGCAGGTATCAAGCCTGAAGACATTGATGAAGTCATCATTGGAAACGTTCTATCAGCAGGACTGGGACAAAATCCAGCAAGACAAGTAGCAATAGCTGCAGGGCTACCAGACACTACACCTGCAACTACAATAAACAAAGTATGTGGTTCAGGACTAAGATCAGTTAGTATGGCGGCTCAGTTTATTATGCTAGGAGACGCAGATGTAGTGTTAGCAGGAGGAACAGAAAGTATGTCAAACGCTCCTTATCTAATACCAAGTGCAAGATGGGGACATAGAATGGGAGACGGTAAGGTAGTAGACTACATGGTTCACGATGGATTAACTGATATATTTAACAATTATCACATGGGAATAACAGCAGAAAACATAGCTGAACAGTGGAAGCTAACAAGAGAAGAGCAAGATAATTTTGCATTAGAGAGTCAATTAAAAGCAGAAAAAGCACAAAAGGAAGGAAAATTTAAAGATGAAATAGTTCCAGTAGAAGTACCACAAAGAAAAGGTGATCCAATAATAGTAGCAGATGATGAATATCCAAAACATGGTACTACTATAGAAAAACTAGCAAAACTAAGACCAGCATTCAAAAAAGACGGAACAGTAACAGCTGGAAATGCATCAGGAATTAATGACGGAGCAGCAATGCTAATAATCATGTCAAAAGAAAAAGCAGATCAACTAGGACTAAAGCCATTAGCAAAGATAAAATCCTATGCATCAGCAGGAGTGGATCCAAAGATAATGGGATATGGACCTGTACCAGCAACTAGAAAAGCACTAGAGAGAGCAGGTTTAACAGTAGATGAACTAGATCTAGTAGAAGCAAACGAAGCATTTGCAGCACAATCACTATCAGTAGTAAAAGACTTAGGATTAAATCCTGAAAAAGTAAACGTAAATGGTGGAGCTATAGCTCTAGGTCATCCAATAGGTGCATCGGGAGCTAGAATCCTTATATCCTTAATCTATGAA
This region includes:
- a CDS encoding sigma 54-interacting transcriptional regulator, producing MESKDILNKTKEEEAIQYELKKLAQSLDVMKDILDHEYQGMVLVDTEGKILKFNYEKLMGIKEKDVIGRHVDEVIDNTRLPIVIKTGKKEINDIQKIQGKDMIATRIPVVKDGKVIGAIGSVVFKDVRELKPLIQRIETFEKTFNKYKGEIKKMHEATYSFDHIITQSKRMNHLKEVAKRAAESNSTVLIQGESGTGKEYFAHGIHKASHRRYGAFVRINCAAIPKELLEAELFGYEEGAFTGAKKEGKLGKLEIANGGTVLLDEIGTMPLEMQAKLLRVLEEREFERIGGTERIGLDIRVIASTNEELEEAIVKGKFRQDLYYRLNVIRINVPPLRERLDDIPLLTRHMIKDLSNRIGVDSKEIAPETMDILQSYSWPGNVRELRNVLESALNLVKGKVIYPEHLPEHMVQHSCKEKINAEEGLLLKDIVAQAEIKAIKEALRKAKGSRTEAAKMLGIHRTALYKKLGAYGLDITKL
- a CDS encoding acetyl-CoA C-acetyltransferase, with amino-acid sequence MREVVIVGAARTPIGSFGGAFTSLSAIDLGAIAAKEAIKRAGIKPEDIDEVIIGNVLSAGLGQNPARQVAIAAGLPDTTPATTINKVCGSGLRSVSMAAQFIMLGDADVVLAGGTESMSNAPYLIPSARWGHRMGDGKVVDYMVHDGLTDIFNNYHMGITAENIAEQWKLTREEQDNFALESQLKAEKAQKEGKFKDEIVPVEVPQRKGDPIIVADDEYPKHGTTIEKLAKLRPAFKKDGTVTAGNASGINDGAAMLIIMSKEKADQLGLKPLAKIKSYASAGVDPKIMGYGPVPATRKALERAGLTVDELDLVEANEAFAAQSLSVVKDLGLNPEKVNVNGGAIALGHPIGASGARILISLIYEMERRNAKTGLATLCIGGGQGTAVIVER
- the wecB gene encoding UDP-N-acetylglucosamine 2-epimerase (non-hydrolyzing), whose translation is MKKIKVLTVFGTRPEATKMCVVVKKLNANPFIEHKLCVTAQHREMLDQVLNIFDVVPDYDLNIFEAGQSLSQITTRALNGLESVIKEFKPDLILVQGDTTTVFAGALAAFYNKVKVGHVEAGLRSHNLYSPFPEEANRMLTGIVADFHFCPTEESKQNLLREGYDPSKIYVTGNTAIDALLETVSDTYVFEDEFLNKLDYKNKKIIYMTCHRSENIGKPMEDIFTAMSHIIDKNQDAELVFPMHLNPKVREIAYRVLRDKPRIHLMEPLDYEASVNMQARCYLVVTDSGGLQEEAPTLGKPVLVVRRETERPEGIKAGTARLIGVEYENVFNQIDLLLNNKEEYNKMANAVNPYGDGHAAERIVEIIVRQLKSANY